In Ignavibacteria bacterium, the genomic stretch TTCCCTCCAACAACAACTCCATCAACATTAACAAGCGAGTTTTCTCTTTTAAATTCTCTGCTGACAAGTTTGTACGGCTTAAGAATCGGGATAACGTTCTCAACTTTTGGAAGCAATGCAAGTTGGTCGCGTTGAATTTTTCGCTCATCTCCGATGATACCAATAATCGTGCGTTCTGTTCCTTTTGAAACGTGCGCTTCAAGTCCGAGTTGTTTTATTTTTTCAACGACAATGTCAATATCGTTTTGCGTTGATTTCGGTTGTAAGACTATAACCATAAATATTTTCTTTCGCTAAAAACAAAAAAGCCCCATCTATTCGGGGCTTGGAAAATTATTGTATTAGTAATTGACGACAAGAATTAAACCGAGTCCCGCTGAAGAGGATTCGCATAATACCAATCGTAATATGTTGTTCCTGTTATCATAAATTGTGAATGAAAAGTAGGAAGACGAAGTGAGAAAAAAAAATTACCTTACATCAAAATTATGTTAGGAACTTCATGTATCAATCCTTTTTCTTTGCTCAATTGAAAAAGTAATTCCAATGCGTGCTTTCCTTTTTCTCCCATATTGATGGTCAGTTCGCTCACGTACATTTTCACAAATTTTTCACCAAGTTCGTAATTTATGCCGCGTCCCCATTGCATTGCGTAAGGGATTGCTTCGCTTTGATGCGTATAACCGTAGTGAATACTTTTTCTCAATCCTTCAGAAAGTT encodes the following:
- a CDS encoding ABC transporter substrate-binding protein, with translation DISFDTIMEKVLDGTYAAGLLIHEGQLTYHDEGFHKLLDFGELWEEKTNGLPLPLGLDVVRKDLGEELAKKLSEGLRKSIHYGYTHQSEAIPYAMQWGRGINYELGEKFVKMYVSELTINMGEKGKHALELLFQLSKEKGLIHEVPNIILM